A genomic window from Blattabacterium cuenoti includes:
- a CDS encoding M16 family metallopeptidase, with product MFQIIKFKKIIFIIIINIFCHINMFSKIVRNTPPKSLNRKMVINLDEPHFFKLKNGLKVLVVENHKLPLVRIGLELDYIPFLEKDKAGIKKIFGKMLRSGTKNYSKEKLDEIIDHLGTTLYTSFSGISISTLKKHLEKSISIMSDILMNSKFDNSKELEKIVKHQIINLNLSEKDPNAILHRVRNILYFGKNHPYGEYETYDTIKNITLKDLQKLYKKYYIPNISYLSFVGDIDLNEAKKLCEDYFSQWKKNIFYHKQKKIKQITPSPKMEIDIVDIPSLTQSTICFGGPVILKKSDSSYFSSILSNGILGGGPQSRLFLNLREKKAYTYGAYSVLKSDKNIGYFSVYTQVRNKVTDKAVIDIIKEIKNIITNKVNIEELKIKKKEISGQFILDLEDSNIISDLFISELKNNLYSGFYKKYLKNIESVTISNVYFFCKKFFSIKKGRILIIGKSKEILPNLKKLGYPIHFFDKFGNILK from the coding sequence ATGTTCCAAATAATTAAATTTAAAAAAATTATTTTTATTATAATAATTAATATTTTTTGTCATATCAATATGTTTTCTAAAATAGTAAGAAATACACCCCCTAAGTCTTTAAATAGAAAAATGGTTATTAATTTAGATGAACCACATTTTTTTAAACTGAAAAATGGATTAAAAGTTTTAGTAGTAGAAAATCATAAACTTCCTTTAGTGAGAATAGGATTAGAATTGGATTATATTCCTTTTTTAGAAAAAGATAAAGCTGGAATAAAAAAAATTTTTGGAAAAATGCTTCGCTCTGGAACCAAAAATTATTCTAAAGAAAAATTAGATGAAATTATTGATCATCTTGGAACTACATTATATACTTCTTTTTCAGGAATATCTATTTCTACTTTAAAAAAACATTTAGAAAAATCTATTTCTATTATGAGTGATATATTAATGAATAGCAAATTTGATAATTCTAAAGAATTAGAAAAAATAGTTAAACATCAAATAATAAATCTCAATTTATCAGAAAAAGATCCAAATGCTATTTTACATAGAGTACGAAACATTTTATATTTTGGTAAAAATCATCCTTATGGAGAATATGAAACCTATGATACTATAAAAAATATTACTCTTAAAGATTTACAAAAATTATATAAAAAATATTATATTCCAAATATCTCTTATCTTTCTTTTGTAGGCGATATTGATTTAAACGAAGCTAAAAAATTATGTGAAGATTATTTTTCTCAATGGAAAAAGAATATTTTTTATCATAAACAAAAAAAAATAAAACAAATCACTCCATCTCCAAAAATGGAAATAGATATAGTGGATATTCCATCTTTAACTCAATCTACAATTTGTTTTGGAGGTCCAGTAATTTTAAAAAAAAGTGATTCTTCATATTTTTCTTCTATTTTATCTAATGGAATTTTAGGAGGAGGACCTCAAAGTCGTTTATTTTTAAATCTTAGAGAAAAAAAAGCTTATACATATGGGGCTTATTCCGTTTTAAAATCAGATAAAAATATAGGATATTTTTCCGTTTATACTCAAGTAAGAAATAAAGTAACAGATAAAGCTGTTATAGATATAATAAAAGAAATAAAAAATATAATAACTAATAAAGTAAATATTGAAGAATTAAAGATTAAAAAAAAAGAAATAAGTGGTCAATTTATTCTAGATTTAGAAGATTCTAATATAATTAGTGATTTGTTTATTAGTGAATTAAAAAATAATTTATATAGTGGTTTTTATAAAAAATATTTAAAAAATATTGAATCTGTTACAATATCTAATGTTTATTTTTTTTGTAAAAAATTTTTTTCTATCAAAAAAGGTAGAATTTTAATTATTGGAAAATCAAAAGAAATTTTACCGAATTTAAAAAAATTAGGTTATCCTATTCATTTTTTTGATAAATTTGGAAATATTTTAAAATAA
- a CDS encoding SPFH domain-containing protein, producing the protein MSLFSLLFYGLLILLILSFFSNFIFIVHQETASIIERLGKFHSIRLAGFHFKIPIIDNIVGRLTLKIQQLDIIVDTKTKDNVFVKVKISVQFQVIKNKVYEAFYKLDNSLSQITSYIFDVVRAEVPKMRLDDVFERKDYIAIAVKREIEGAMLNYGYSIIKALVTDLDPDEKVKHAMNRINTAEREKVAAEYQAEADRIKIVAKAKAEAESKKLQGKGTADQRREIARGILESVEVLNNVGINSQEASALIVVTQHYDTLQSMGENTNTNLILLPNSPGSASEMLNNMITTFNISSKIGESIKNKNNSNKNNNSKKIK; encoded by the coding sequence ATGAGTCTTTTTAGTTTATTATTTTATGGATTATTAATTCTTTTAATATTATCTTTTTTTTCTAATTTTATTTTCATAGTTCATCAAGAAACAGCTTCTATTATAGAAAGATTAGGTAAATTTCATAGTATTCGTCTTGCTGGATTTCATTTTAAAATTCCCATAATAGATAATATAGTTGGAAGATTAACATTAAAAATTCAACAATTAGATATTATTGTGGATACAAAAACTAAAGATAATGTTTTTGTAAAAGTAAAAATATCGGTACAATTTCAAGTTATTAAAAATAAAGTATATGAAGCTTTTTATAAATTAGATAATTCTCTTTCTCAAATTACTTCTTATATATTCGATGTAGTTAGAGCTGAAGTTCCTAAAATGCGTTTAGATGATGTTTTTGAAAGAAAAGATTATATAGCTATTGCTGTAAAAAGAGAAATAGAAGGAGCTATGTTAAATTATGGATATTCTATTATTAAAGCATTAGTTACAGATTTAGATCCTGATGAAAAGGTAAAACATGCTATGAATAGAATTAATACTGCGGAAAGAGAAAAAGTAGCAGCGGAATATCAAGCTGAGGCTGATAGAATTAAAATTGTAGCAAAAGCTAAAGCAGAAGCTGAAAGTAAAAAATTACAAGGAAAAGGAACAGCGGATCAAAGAAGAGAGATTGCTAGAGGAATATTAGAATCTGTAGAAGTTTTAAATAATGTTGGAATTAATTCACAAGAAGCTTCTGCTTTGATTGTTGTAACTCAACATTATGATACTCTTCAATCTATGGGAGAAAATACAAATACTAATTTAATTTTATTACCTAATTCTCCAGGATCTGCTAGTGAAATGTTAAATAATATGATTACTACTTTTAATATATCTAGTAAAATAGGAGAATCTATTAAAAATAAAAACAATAGTAATAAAAATAATAATAGTAAAAAAATTAAATAA
- a CDS encoding iron-sulfur cluster assembly protein, translated as MNEDHSSLEDHIISVLKNIYDPEISVDIYELGLIYDIQISLKKEVKILMTLTTSNCPVADSFPLLVKEKIQSIKGIKKVNVILTFDPPWCKEFMSEEARLELGML; from the coding sequence ATGAATGAAGATCATTCTTCTTTAGAAGATCATATTATATCTGTATTAAAAAATATATATGATCCAGAAATATCAGTAGATATATATGAATTGGGATTAATTTATGATATACAAATTTCTCTTAAAAAAGAGGTAAAAATTCTTATGACTTTAACTACTTCTAATTGTCCAGTAGCTGATAGTTTTCCTCTATTAGTAAAAGAAAAAATTCAATCCATTAAAGGTATTAAAAAGGTTAATGTAATTTTAACATTTGATCCACCTTGGTGTAAAGAATTTATGAGCGAAGAAGCTCGTTTAGAACTTGGAATGTTATAA